The Stappia sp. genome window below encodes:
- a CDS encoding branched-chain amino acid ABC transporter permease, whose amino-acid sequence MTDASFPRTRPRARRWSREALLASVLFALFAALPVVAAAMDDTFIVFFTIRVMVFAIAAVSLSLILGYGAMVSFGHAAYIGLGAYSVAILAEHGVWDVTVSLPVTLAVTGLFALVTGAISLKTRGVYFIMITLAFGQMAYYTATSLSAYGGDDGLTMWGRTEILGSTALTDRTTFYYVVLGCLLLCYALARMIVASRFGRVLQGAKQSEMRLRAVGLDPYPYRLVAYVIAGMMAGLSGALLANAAEFVSPAYMSWHRSGELIVMVVLGGLGSLAGAIVGAASFLILEEVLSHITQHWRLLFGPFLVLVVLFGRGGLIALIPGGRKQ is encoded by the coding sequence ATGACCGACGCATCCTTCCCCCGGACCCGCCCCCGTGCCCGCCGATGGTCGCGCGAGGCGCTGCTCGCGAGCGTGCTCTTCGCGCTCTTCGCCGCGCTGCCGGTCGTCGCGGCGGCGATGGACGACACCTTCATCGTCTTCTTCACCATCCGCGTGATGGTCTTCGCCATCGCCGCCGTCAGCCTGTCGCTGATCCTCGGCTATGGCGCGATGGTGAGCTTCGGCCACGCCGCCTACATCGGGCTCGGCGCCTATTCGGTCGCGATCCTCGCCGAGCACGGCGTGTGGGACGTGACCGTCTCCCTGCCGGTGACGCTCGCCGTGACCGGGCTGTTCGCCCTCGTCACCGGGGCGATCAGCCTGAAGACGCGCGGCGTCTATTTCATCATGATCACGCTCGCCTTCGGACAGATGGCCTATTACACGGCGACCTCGCTTTCCGCCTATGGCGGCGACGACGGGCTCACCATGTGGGGCCGGACCGAGATCCTGGGCTCCACGGCGCTCACCGACCGCACGACCTTCTACTATGTGGTGCTCGGCTGCCTGCTGCTTTGCTACGCGCTTGCGCGGATGATCGTCGCCTCGCGCTTCGGCCGCGTGCTGCAGGGCGCCAAGCAGAGCGAGATGCGCTTGCGCGCCGTCGGCCTCGATCCCTATCCCTACCGCCTCGTCGCCTATGTCATCGCCGGCATGATGGCGGGGCTTTCCGGTGCGCTGCTCGCCAACGCCGCGGAATTCGTCTCCCCCGCCTATATGTCCTGGCACCGCTCGGGCGAGCTCATCGTCATGGTGGTGCTCGGCGGGCTCGGGTCGCTGGCCGGCGCCATCGTCGGGGCGGCGAGCTTCCTGATCCTGGAGGAGGTGCTGTCGCACATCACCCAGCACTGGCGGCTGCTCTTCGGGCCGTTCCTGGTGCTGGTGGTGCTGTTCGGGCGCGGCGGTCTGATCGCGCTGATCCCGGGAGGGCGCAAGCAATGA